Proteins from one Fragaria vesca subsp. vesca linkage group LG6, FraVesHawaii_1.0, whole genome shotgun sequence genomic window:
- the LOC101311688 gene encoding aspartic proteinase nepenthesin-2-like: MATPNPLLLFLISLSSLFLLAFSSKLTLPLSPLAKHPSSSDPIQTLNLLSSASLSRAHHLKRPKHNSSATKVPLYPRSYGGYSISLSFGTPPQISTFVMDTGSSLVWFPCTSRYLCSRCSFPNIDPSTIPAFIPKLSSSARLLGCKNPKCAWIFGPEVNTKCPNSSQACPSYVIQYGSGTTAGVLLSESLDFPDKTVPDFLVGCSFLSIRQPAGMAGFGRGPQSLPVQMGLSKFSYCLVSHRFDDTPVSSDLVLYSGSTSDGDEIDDNHDISYTPFQKNPGAANTAYREYYYLALRKVIVGKKHVKIPYKYLVPGEDDNGGTIVDSGSTFTFMERPVFEAVAEAFATQMEKYTRAGDIENRTGLKPCFDISKEEKVDFPELVFQFKGGAKMAMPLNNYFALVTSDGVVCLTIVTDGVAGPGVAAGPAVILGNFQQQNFYVEYDLERERFGFKKQSCKK, encoded by the coding sequence ATGGCGACTCCCAATCCCCTCCTCCTCTTTCTCATTTCCCTCTCCTCCCTTTTCCTCCTCGCATTCTCATCCAAGCTCACACTCCCTCTCTCCCCACTCGCGAAACACCCCTCATCCTCAGATCCAATCCAGACCCTCAACCTCCTCTCCTCCGCCTCACTCTCCCGCGCCCACCACCTCAAACGCCCCAAACACAACTCCTCCGCCACCAAAGTCCCCCTCTACCCCCGCAGCTACGGCGGCTACTCCATCTCCCTCAGCTTCGGCACTCCACCCCAGATCTCCACCTTCGTCATGGACACCGGCAGCAGCCTCGTCTGGTTCCCCTGCACCTCTCGCTACCTCTGCTCCCGCTGCTCCTTCCCCAACATCGACCCCTCCACCATCCCCGCCTTCATCCCCAAGCTCTCCTCCTCCGCCCGACTCCTCGGCTGCAAAAACCCCAAATGCGCCTGGATTTTCGGCCCGGAAGTCAATACCAAATGCCCAAACTCCTCCCAGGCCTGCCCCTCGTACGTCATCCAGTACGGCTCCGGCACCACCGCCGGCGTTTTGCTCTCCGAGTCCCTCGACTTCCCTGACAAAACCGTCCCTGATTTCCTCGTCGGCTGCTCTTTCCTCTCCATCCGTCAACCAGCCGGAATGGCCGGCTTCGGACGCGGGCCCCAGTCTCTCCCCGTCCAAATGGGCCTCTCCAAATTCTCCTACTGCCTGGTCTCCCACAGATTCGACGACACCCCCGTAAGCAGCGACCTTGTTCTCTACAGCGGCTCCACCTCCGACGGTGACGAAATTGATGACAATCATGACATCAGCTACACTCCTTTCCAGAAAAACCCGGGCGCCGCCAACACCGCCTACCGCGAGTACTACTACCTCGCCCTCCGCAAAGTCATCGTCGGCAAAAAACACGTCAAGATTCCGTACAAGTACTTAGTCCCGGGCGAGGACGACAATGGCGGCACAATTGTGGATTCCGGGTCGACGTTCACGTTCATGGAGAGGCCGGTGTTCGAGGCGGTGGCGGAGGCGTTTGCGACGCAGATGGAGAAGTACACGCGGGCCGGGGACATAGAGAACCGGACCGGGTTGAAGCCGTGCTTTGATATTTCCAAGGAGGAGAAGGTGGACTTCCCGGAGCTGGTGTTCCAGTTCAAGGGCGGTGCCAAGATGGCAATGCCGTTGAACAATTACTTCGCTTTGGTCACGAGCGACGGCGTTGTGTGCTTGACCATCGTCACGGACGGGGTGGCGGGGCCCGGAGTGGCGGCTGGGCCCGCGGTGATATTGGGGAATTTCCAGCAGCAGAATTTTTACGTTGAGTACGATTTGGAGCGGGAGAGGTTCGGGTTTAAGAAGCAGAGCTGTAAAAAGTGA